A genomic segment from Elusimicrobiales bacterium encodes:
- a CDS encoding ADP-ribosyltransferase codes for MICTNGFFRKTWLVFLYAVLLAAAARAQELVINAQGCLALSNGAPLSGYQAGEADFGPWRDSPAREQAVARQAMNPALRIMLPEELAAVMAYTGSIYKYINSPLWHGRLPDSPGEISTIKLLLSGINKLPDYKGGVIRADFYKLASGGNSDCATVERRAGEYRAAMAQRRPFITRGFLSASRVTNQATRRQIISESDIVLKIHALTAKSLEGISIMRNEDEVLFRPGSRFAVVKETSQEIGLKSGGRERRYQFTLHELPQ; via the coding sequence ATGATCTGCACAAACGGGTTTTTTCGCAAAACATGGCTGGTATTTCTGTATGCGGTTCTGCTGGCCGCCGCGGCGCGCGCGCAGGAACTGGTCATCAACGCGCAGGGTTGCCTCGCCCTTTCAAACGGCGCGCCGCTGAGCGGCTACCAGGCCGGCGAAGCGGATTTTGGACCCTGGCGCGATTCTCCGGCGCGGGAGCAGGCTGTCGCACGACAGGCAATGAACCCCGCGCTGCGGATAATGCTGCCGGAAGAGCTTGCGGCTGTCATGGCCTATACCGGCAGCATATACAAATACATCAACTCCCCGCTCTGGCACGGAAGACTGCCGGACAGTCCCGGCGAGATAAGCACGATAAAACTTCTGCTTTCCGGAATAAACAAACTCCCCGATTACAAAGGCGGGGTGATACGCGCGGATTTCTACAAACTGGCGTCCGGCGGCAATTCCGACTGTGCAACCGTTGAGCGGCGCGCCGGCGAATACAGGGCGGCCATGGCGCAGCGCAGGCCCTTTATTACGCGGGGATTTTTAAGCGCAAGCCGCGTCACCAATCAGGCGACGCGGCGGCAAATAATATCCGAAAGCGATATTGTGCTTAAAATACATGCCCTTACCGCCAAATCGCTTGAGGGCATATCCATAATGCGAAACGAGGATGAAGTTCTGTTCAGGCCCGGCTCCAGATTTGCGGTGGTCAAGGAAACTTCCCAGGAAATCGGTCTGAAATCCGGCGGCAGGGAAAGACGGTATCAGTTCACGCTGCATGAACTGCCGCAATAA
- a CDS encoding MGMT family protein, with the protein MTLLRLTKKLPPAAQPARPALPKRVLSALEEYPPFYRKVWLACAAIPRGCTRSYGEIARDVGSPKAARAVGQALSKNPFWPHVPCHRVVSSGGGLGGFSGAGGLKRKKQLLEAEVQ; encoded by the coding sequence ATGACGCTGCTGCGCCTGACAAAAAAACTTCCCCCCGCAGCGCAGCCGGCGCGGCCCGCGCTGCCAAAGCGCGTCCTGTCCGCGCTGGAGGAGTATCCTCCTTTTTACCGGAAGGTGTGGCTGGCCTGCGCCGCCATCCCCAGAGGCTGCACCCGCAGCTACGGCGAGATTGCGCGGGACGTCGGCTCGCCGAAGGCGGCGCGGGCGGTGGGGCAGGCTCTGTCCAAAAACCCCTTCTGGCCGCATGTGCCGTGCCATCGCGTCGTCTCTTCCGGCGGGGGGCTGGGCGGCTTTTCCGGCGCGGGCGGATTGAAGCGCAAAAAACAACTGCTGGAGGCCGAGGTTCAATAA
- a CDS encoding response regulator produces MLTVLVVDDDRSILELLKIVLEGGGYSVIIAQDAEYALQVLLNEPVDMVLSDINMPGLDGYQLLHKIRGNRKLASIPVMLLTIRADAMSALKGMEIGADEYLPKPFTKNQLLTRIKQMEIKLPFKPPEENL; encoded by the coding sequence ATGCTTACGGTTCTGGTGGTGGATGACGACAGAAGCATACTGGAACTGCTCAAGATTGTGCTGGAGGGCGGCGGCTACAGCGTCATAATCGCGCAGGACGCGGAATACGCGCTCCAGGTGCTTTTGAACGAGCCGGTGGACATGGTGCTCTCCGACATCAATATGCCGGGGCTGGACGGCTACCAACTGCTGCATAAAATACGCGGCAACAGGAAACTGGCCTCCATCCCGGTAATGCTGCTCACCATACGCGCCGACGCGATGAGCGCGCTTAAAGGCATGGAAATCGGCGCGGACGAGTATCTGCCCAAGCCGTTCACCAAAAACCAGCTTCTGACCCGCATAAAACAGATGGAGATAAAGCTTCCGTTCAAGCCGCCGGAGGAGAATTTATGA
- a CDS encoding N-acetylmuramoyl-L-alanine amidase, whose amino-acid sequence MTKAIAAALLAAFCRAACAQTVNVIYPYEGAKIPPVKNNFIFGNVSPSTASLAINGENVTVHPGGTFIAFLPLGPGNFQYRLELNDGTTVHSFVRNVVVETPAKLSADGPGADETSLLPSSDIALQPGDWVTVSARAGEGAKASFSIRGVAKNIPMAESPGGMYYGAYQLLAEDAAENAEIRFRFEKNGKTARYAAKGRLTALRGRRWEVECSTDTIPLRTDARGYFMFLQPGTRGSADAKIGGLYRIRLNDAESGLVEESKLRFLPEGTPPPHAAMGSIFIKAGNRSSRLNIDLSRNVPYAVDERDGALEVTFYYTAANMQWVVYDSSDAIVRDVRWKQLDPQTARITVNLAEKLWGYDMSWNGSGFSLELRGKPVLSAATARRPLEGLKIMLDPGHSPKYTPPLDGAIGPSGYYEFEANLAIAKQTAQALGLLGANVDLTRYGSEQIPLAERPRIAARAKSDIYISIHNNALPDGVSPLGGDRGFSVYFYHQQGMDLARAVYSSYRKNIPLPDEGLRYGDYHVARLTQMPSILIENVYMVLPEQEAMVMDAGFRDKLARAIAEAVTALFAAPPQREAATAKPRHAAARTVSSDKPRAAAPVAAKEKPRRAKSQAVKAGAAKPAPSRAKSGAAKKFSAGSLRVNAAPKEKTPAPLPARTEERK is encoded by the coding sequence ATGACAAAGGCCATTGCTGCCGCGCTGCTGGCCGCTTTCTGCCGCGCGGCCTGCGCGCAGACGGTAAACGTCATCTATCCCTACGAGGGCGCGAAAATTCCGCCGGTGAAAAACAATTTTATTTTTGGCAATGTCTCCCCGTCCACCGCCTCGCTGGCCATAAACGGCGAGAATGTGACGGTCCACCCCGGCGGGACTTTCATAGCTTTCCTGCCGCTTGGCCCCGGCAATTTCCAGTACAGGCTGGAGCTTAACGACGGGACGACGGTCCATTCCTTCGTGCGCAATGTGGTTGTGGAAACGCCCGCGAAACTCTCCGCCGACGGTCCCGGGGCGGACGAGACGTCGCTGCTGCCCTCCTCCGACATCGCGCTCCAGCCGGGGGACTGGGTAACGGTCTCCGCGCGGGCCGGCGAGGGGGCGAAAGCCTCTTTCTCCATACGGGGCGTCGCGAAAAATATCCCCATGGCCGAATCTCCGGGCGGGATGTATTACGGCGCGTATCAACTGCTTGCCGAAGACGCGGCGGAAAACGCGGAGATAAGATTCCGCTTTGAAAAGAACGGCAAAACCGCCAGATACGCCGCCAAAGGAAGGCTGACCGCGCTGCGCGGACGCCGCTGGGAGGTGGAATGCTCCACCGACACCATTCCGCTGCGCACCGACGCGCGCGGGTATTTCATGTTCCTCCAGCCCGGCACGCGCGGCTCCGCCGACGCGAAGATAGGCGGCCTCTACCGCATACGGCTCAACGATGCCGAGTCCGGCCTTGTGGAGGAATCCAAGCTCCGCTTTCTGCCGGAAGGCACCCCGCCGCCGCATGCCGCCATGGGCAGCATATTCATAAAGGCGGGGAACCGCTCCTCCAGGCTCAACATAGACCTCTCCCGCAACGTCCCATACGCCGTGGACGAGCGCGATGGCGCGCTGGAGGTTACGTTTTACTACACCGCCGCCAACATGCAATGGGTCGTCTACGATTCGTCGGACGCCATAGTGCGCGACGTGCGCTGGAAACAGCTTGACCCGCAGACGGCGCGCATCACCGTCAATCTGGCCGAAAAGCTCTGGGGCTATGACATGAGCTGGAACGGAAGCGGGTTTTCGCTGGAGCTGCGCGGCAAGCCCGTCCTTTCCGCCGCCACCGCGCGCCGCCCGCTTGAAGGGCTTAAAATAATGCTGGACCCGGGGCATTCTCCCAAATACACGCCGCCGCTGGACGGCGCGATAGGCCCTTCCGGCTATTACGAATTTGAGGCCAATCTGGCAATCGCCAAACAGACGGCGCAGGCTCTGGGCCTGCTGGGCGCCAATGTGGATCTGACGCGTTACGGTAGCGAGCAAATCCCTCTGGCCGAGCGTCCGCGCATAGCCGCCCGCGCCAAAAGCGACATCTACATCTCCATACACAATAACGCCCTGCCCGACGGCGTCAGCCCGCTTGGCGGCGACAGGGGTTTTTCGGTCTACTTCTACCATCAGCAGGGCATGGACCTGGCCCGCGCGGTTTACTCTTCCTATCGGAAAAATATCCCCCTGCCGGACGAGGGGCTGCGTTACGGCGATTACCATGTGGCGCGGCTGACGCAGATGCCGTCCATCCTGATAGAGAATGTCTACATGGTGCTGCCGGAGCAGGAGGCCATGGTGATGGACGCCGGCTTCCGCGACAAGCTGGCCCGCGCCATAGCCGAAGCTGTAACCGCGCTTTTCGCCGCGCCGCCGCAGCGTGAGGCCGCGACCGCCAAGCCGCGCCATGCCGCGGCCAGGACGGTTTCATCCGATAAGCCCCGCGCGGCTGCGCCGGTTGCCGCAAAGGAAAAACCCCGCCGGGCCAAATCACAGGCTGTCAAAGCAGGGGCTGCCAAACCGGCTCCGTCGCGCGCCAAGTCCGGCGCGGCGAAAAAATTCTCCGCCGGTTCCCTCAGGGTAAACGCGGCGCCCAAGGAAAAAACGCCGGCGCCGCTTCCGGCCCGGACGGAAGAGCGCAAATAG